Proteins from a genomic interval of Halococcus salifodinae DSM 8989:
- a CDS encoding MFS transporter, which yields MTKWRTLVLATIGFNFSFLIWFSFAPFTGPMAEEFGLSLAEIGILASAAIWLAPFGRILTGWLSDKYGAPTVFAIVLAYVGVFSMASAFAQNYTVFFVERLIVATAGITFVIGIQHVSEWFEEEELGTAEGIYAGIGNAGAAGGALILPRVFPTNWSGPLFNANWRAAFFYTGIISIVLAVAYYVFGEAAKSEAKRQATEESANFEDWVHTATRYGTVVLALAYIMSFGLELSMNGWLATYYREAFDTSNLVLASTFAATFSVAAGLLRPIGGYVSDRLARQERDILPVFEGHYREQWTFVCLCFIMVTMVVMTLAGTSGEVLLAVGAGFLVGMSCAFAEGAIFAQVPAMFPNSSGAVAGVVGGVGTVGGILYPLVYSSTLFGNLHVGYVVVAVSMVPIVLLNAWVYRPEIAPRAHLDGFVDRNRDAGVSTGDD from the coding sequence ATGACCAAGTGGCGGACGCTCGTGCTCGCCACGATCGGATTCAATTTCTCGTTTCTGATCTGGTTTTCGTTCGCACCATTCACGGGGCCAATGGCTGAGGAGTTCGGTCTCTCGCTCGCGGAAATCGGTATCCTGGCGAGCGCTGCGATCTGGCTCGCCCCGTTCGGTCGAATCCTGACCGGGTGGCTCTCGGACAAGTACGGTGCGCCTACTGTCTTCGCAATTGTGCTGGCCTATGTCGGCGTGTTCTCGATGGCGAGTGCGTTTGCCCAGAACTACACGGTGTTCTTCGTTGAGCGGCTGATTGTCGCCACTGCGGGCATTACGTTCGTCATCGGGATCCAGCACGTCTCGGAGTGGTTCGAGGAAGAAGAGCTGGGCACCGCAGAGGGGATCTACGCGGGTATCGGCAACGCTGGGGCTGCGGGCGGAGCGCTGATCCTCCCGCGAGTCTTCCCGACGAATTGGAGCGGACCGCTGTTCAACGCCAATTGGCGAGCTGCCTTCTTCTATACAGGAATCATCTCGATCGTTCTCGCTGTCGCTTACTATGTGTTTGGCGAGGCAGCCAAAAGCGAGGCAAAACGCCAGGCAACCGAAGAGAGTGCGAACTTTGAGGACTGGGTCCACACCGCGACTCGGTATGGAACCGTGGTACTCGCGCTCGCCTACATCATGAGCTTCGGGCTTGAACTTTCGATGAACGGCTGGCTGGCGACGTACTATCGGGAGGCGTTCGACACGAGCAACCTCGTGCTCGCGAGCACGTTTGCGGCGACGTTCTCGGTCGCAGCCGGCCTCCTGCGGCCGATCGGAGGTTACGTTAGCGACAGACTGGCCCGCCAGGAACGGGATATCCTACCAGTGTTCGAGGGACACTATCGCGAGCAGTGGACGTTTGTGTGTCTCTGTTTCATTATGGTGACGATGGTGGTCATGACGCTGGCCGGCACTTCTGGCGAAGTCCTGTTGGCCGTCGGTGCAGGCTTTCTGGTGGGGATGAGTTGTGCCTTTGCCGAGGGGGCGATCTTCGCTCAGGTGCCGGCGATGTTCCCGAACAGTTCGGGGGCAGTCGCGGGCGTCGTCGGCGGTGTCGGTACGGTTGGCGGCATCCTCTACCCATTAGTGTACTCTTCGACGCTATTCGGGAACCTCCACGTCGGCTACGTTGTCGTAGCAGTCTCGATGGTCCCGATCGTACTCCTCAACGCGTGGGTGTATCGGCCTGAGATCGCTCCCCGTGCCCATCTCGACGGGTTCGTGGACCGAAACCGCGACGCTGGCGTTTCGACTGGCGACGACTGA